A genomic window from Zonotrichia leucophrys gambelii isolate GWCS_2022_RI chromosome 25, RI_Zleu_2.0, whole genome shotgun sequence includes:
- the MTMR11 gene encoding myotubularin-related protein 11 isoform X1 — MSGAPGGRRPPFPALPGERVLEEAAGARRRRGNGGGSVPGTLLCTNRRLAFVPGQAPGSRGLLRPEDEVALPCIHKLVAASSFSKPKVLTAASTLKFIPEELAVFCRDFRLLRFSFPENGLAPQAFRVANAIAQAREAAARLGDAADGWASPGEAVPEEEEDEDEDEGSSTTLLFESLRDWEEELQRLGAAGWRVSAVNERFDMAPSLPQYLWVPSGLLDHDLKRTFGHFQERRVPRLCWHHPGGGHLLRAASFHPASEPGSEDVRCLEELLLGGRGPCVLADTAELPTLADIQLAHLRLRALCLPGAVAEEKWLSALEGTRWLDHVRSCLRKAAEVASLLAGKRCSVILQEPSDRDLNCLLASLVQLLGDPHARSLPGFQSLVQREWVAAGHPFPRRLGLLCQDSPREEEVRPPLLSHSPREEAPVFLLFLDCTWQLLWQFPAHFGFTEAFLLALHDSSFSPDCSTFRFSCQRQRGRSSLPRLPSQTYRPMGGWQEPGGHRGHPNPCSFPPVWAWGRRYSRQQREQFRNPAGPPGPAGPPTPSTPAEPCPWGEPRLVLALAKGSLCPHSLPWWSRPPQRPPLWGSPSGSQGTLGGLLGTSCQPPPGLLLPCTAGPCVRLWHRCYLRGLPQEQHGRLAPSLAGLTEELQLLQERLRAWNLSRPH, encoded by the exons ATGAGCGGGGCCCCGggcggccgccgcccgccctTCCCCGCGCTCCCAG GGGAGCGGGTGCTCGAGGAGGCGGCGGGCGCCCGGCGGCGCCGCGGGAACGGCGGCGGCTCCGTCCCGGGGACGCTGCTCTGCACCAACCGGCGCCTCGCCTTCGTGCCCGGCCAG GCTCCCGGCTCCCGTGGCCTCCTGCGCCCTGAGGACGAGGTGGCGCTGCCCTGCATCCACAAACTGGTGGCAg CCAGCAGCTTCTCCAAGCCCAAGGTGCTCACGGCCGCCTCCACCCTCAAGTTCATCCCCGAGGAGCTCGCTGTGTTCTGCCGGGATTTCCGCCTGCTCCGCTTCTCCTTCCCCGAGAACGGTTTGGCCCCGCAGGCGTTCCGG GTGGCCAACGCCATCGCACAGGCGCGGGAGGCGGCCGCGAGGCTGGGGGATGCTGCCGatggctgggccagccctggggaagccgtcccagaggaggaggaggatgaggatgaggatgaaggcTCCTCCACCACGCTGCTCTTCGAGAGCCTGCGGGActgggaggaggagctgcagcgtCTCGGCGCTGCGGGCTGGAGGGTGAGCGCCGTCAATGAGCGCTTCGACATGGCCCCGAG CCTCCCGCAGTACCTCTGGGTGCCCAGCGGGCTTCTGGACCACGACCTCAAGCGAACCTTTGGCCACTTCCAGGAGCGCCGGGTGCCT CGCCTGTGCTGGCACCACCCGGGCGGGGGGCAcctgctgagagctgccagCTTCCACCCGGCCTCAGAGCCGGGCAGCGAGGACGTGAG gtgcctggaggagctgctgctggggggccGTGGGCCCTGTGTGTTGGCTGACACGGCCGAGCTGCCCACGCTGGCTGACATCCAGCTGGCCCACCTGAGGCTGAGGGCGCTCTGCCTGCCAG GTGCAGTGGCAGAGGAGAAGTGGCTCTCGGCCCTGGAGGGGACACGGTGGCTGGATCATGTGCG CTCGTGcctgagaaaagcagcagaggtggCGTCGCTGCTGGCAGGGAAGCGCTGCTCTGTGATCCTGCAAG AACCCTCAGACCGGGACCTGAACTGCCTGCTGGcctccctggtgcagctcctgggggaccCCCACGCCCGCTCCCTGCCCGGCTTCCAGAGCCTGGTGCAGAGGGAGTGGGTGGCAGCCGGGCACCCCTTCCCAcggaggctggggctgctgtgccaggacagcccCCGCGAGGAG GAGGTGAGACCCCCactcctgtcccacagcccccGCGAGGAG gCCCCCGTGTTCCTGCTCTTCCTGGACTGCAcgtggcagctgctgtggcaaTTCCCTGCGCATTTTGGCTTCACCGAGGCGTTTCTGCTGGCGCTGCACGACAGCAGCTTCAGCCCCGACTGCAGCACCTTCCGCTTCAGCTGCCAGCGCCAGCGGGGCCGCAGCAGCCTG ccccgGCTCCCCAGCCAGACCTACCGGCCCATggggggctggcaggagcccggggggcacaggggacaccccaACCCCTGCAGCTTCCCCCCGGTGTGGGCCTGGGGCCGCCGCTACAGCCGCCAGCAGCGGGAGCAGTTCCGGAACCCCGCGGGacccccaggccctgctgggccccCGACCCCCAGCACG cccgcAGAGCCCTGCCCGTGGGGGGagcccaggctggtgctggctctggccaagggctccctgtgcccacactccctgccctggtgGAGCCGCCCCCCCCAGCGCCCCCCACTCTGGGGGTCCCCCTCGGGcagccaggggacactgggggggctCTTGGGGACATCGTGCCAGCCCcccccggggctgctgctgccctgcaccgCCGGGCCCTGCGTGCGGCTCTGGCACCGCTGCTACCTCAGGGGGCTGCCCCAGGAACAG catgGCCGCTTGGCCCCATCCCTGGCCGGGCTGAccgaggagctgcagctgctccaggagcggCTCCGTGCCTGGAACCTGAGCAGACCCCACTGA
- the MTMR11 gene encoding myotubularin-related protein 11 isoform X2, translating to MSGAPGGRRPPFPALPGERVLEEAAGARRRRGNGGGSVPGTLLCTNRRLAFVPGQAPGSRGLLRPEDEVALPCIHKLVAASSFSKPKVLTAASTLKFIPEELAVFCRDFRLLRFSFPENGLAPQAFRVANAIAQAREAAARLGDAADGWASPGEAVPEEEEDEDEDEGSSTTLLFESLRDWEEELQRLGAAGWRVSAVNERFDMAPSLPQYLWVPSGLLDHDLKRTFGHFQERRVPRLCWHHPGGGHLLRAASFHPASEPGSEDVRCLEELLLGGRGPCVLADTAELPTLADIQLAHLRLRALCLPGAVAEEKWLSALEGTRWLDHVRSCLRKAAEVASLLAGKRCSVILQEPSDRDLNCLLASLVQLLGDPHARSLPGFQSLVQREWVAAGHPFPRRLGLLCQDSPREEAPVFLLFLDCTWQLLWQFPAHFGFTEAFLLALHDSSFSPDCSTFRFSCQRQRGRSSLPRLPSQTYRPMGGWQEPGGHRGHPNPCSFPPVWAWGRRYSRQQREQFRNPAGPPGPAGPPTPSTPAEPCPWGEPRLVLALAKGSLCPHSLPWWSRPPQRPPLWGSPSGSQGTLGGLLGTSCQPPPGLLLPCTAGPCVRLWHRCYLRGLPQEQHGRLAPSLAGLTEELQLLQERLRAWNLSRPH from the exons ATGAGCGGGGCCCCGggcggccgccgcccgccctTCCCCGCGCTCCCAG GGGAGCGGGTGCTCGAGGAGGCGGCGGGCGCCCGGCGGCGCCGCGGGAACGGCGGCGGCTCCGTCCCGGGGACGCTGCTCTGCACCAACCGGCGCCTCGCCTTCGTGCCCGGCCAG GCTCCCGGCTCCCGTGGCCTCCTGCGCCCTGAGGACGAGGTGGCGCTGCCCTGCATCCACAAACTGGTGGCAg CCAGCAGCTTCTCCAAGCCCAAGGTGCTCACGGCCGCCTCCACCCTCAAGTTCATCCCCGAGGAGCTCGCTGTGTTCTGCCGGGATTTCCGCCTGCTCCGCTTCTCCTTCCCCGAGAACGGTTTGGCCCCGCAGGCGTTCCGG GTGGCCAACGCCATCGCACAGGCGCGGGAGGCGGCCGCGAGGCTGGGGGATGCTGCCGatggctgggccagccctggggaagccgtcccagaggaggaggaggatgaggatgaggatgaaggcTCCTCCACCACGCTGCTCTTCGAGAGCCTGCGGGActgggaggaggagctgcagcgtCTCGGCGCTGCGGGCTGGAGGGTGAGCGCCGTCAATGAGCGCTTCGACATGGCCCCGAG CCTCCCGCAGTACCTCTGGGTGCCCAGCGGGCTTCTGGACCACGACCTCAAGCGAACCTTTGGCCACTTCCAGGAGCGCCGGGTGCCT CGCCTGTGCTGGCACCACCCGGGCGGGGGGCAcctgctgagagctgccagCTTCCACCCGGCCTCAGAGCCGGGCAGCGAGGACGTGAG gtgcctggaggagctgctgctggggggccGTGGGCCCTGTGTGTTGGCTGACACGGCCGAGCTGCCCACGCTGGCTGACATCCAGCTGGCCCACCTGAGGCTGAGGGCGCTCTGCCTGCCAG GTGCAGTGGCAGAGGAGAAGTGGCTCTCGGCCCTGGAGGGGACACGGTGGCTGGATCATGTGCG CTCGTGcctgagaaaagcagcagaggtggCGTCGCTGCTGGCAGGGAAGCGCTGCTCTGTGATCCTGCAAG AACCCTCAGACCGGGACCTGAACTGCCTGCTGGcctccctggtgcagctcctgggggaccCCCACGCCCGCTCCCTGCCCGGCTTCCAGAGCCTGGTGCAGAGGGAGTGGGTGGCAGCCGGGCACCCCTTCCCAcggaggctggggctgctgtgccaggacagcccCCGCGAGGAG gCCCCCGTGTTCCTGCTCTTCCTGGACTGCAcgtggcagctgctgtggcaaTTCCCTGCGCATTTTGGCTTCACCGAGGCGTTTCTGCTGGCGCTGCACGACAGCAGCTTCAGCCCCGACTGCAGCACCTTCCGCTTCAGCTGCCAGCGCCAGCGGGGCCGCAGCAGCCTG ccccgGCTCCCCAGCCAGACCTACCGGCCCATggggggctggcaggagcccggggggcacaggggacaccccaACCCCTGCAGCTTCCCCCCGGTGTGGGCCTGGGGCCGCCGCTACAGCCGCCAGCAGCGGGAGCAGTTCCGGAACCCCGCGGGacccccaggccctgctgggccccCGACCCCCAGCACG cccgcAGAGCCCTGCCCGTGGGGGGagcccaggctggtgctggctctggccaagggctccctgtgcccacactccctgccctggtgGAGCCGCCCCCCCCAGCGCCCCCCACTCTGGGGGTCCCCCTCGGGcagccaggggacactgggggggctCTTGGGGACATCGTGCCAGCCCcccccggggctgctgctgccctgcaccgCCGGGCCCTGCGTGCGGCTCTGGCACCGCTGCTACCTCAGGGGGCTGCCCCAGGAACAG catgGCCGCTTGGCCCCATCCCTGGCCGGGCTGAccgaggagctgcagctgctccaggagcggCTCCGTGCCTGGAACCTGAGCAGACCCCACTGA